The following are from one region of the Deinococcus ruber genome:
- a CDS encoding substrate-binding domain-containing protein, translated as MKTVPRFALLSAALLGSAALAQTKQVIGVSIPAADHGWTAGVVYHAGVAKTQLEKMYPNAQIIVKTAKDANEQANQIQDLYTINKISALVILPQESAPLTRPIAALKAKGVFITVVDRGLTDPKAQDAYVAGDNPGFGNVAGRYISKALGAAGGNVVILRGLPTVIDNQRNDAFNAAIKSNAKIKVLDAKFGNWNRDDAFKVMQDYLTRFPKIDAVWASDDDMAAGVLKAIQQAKRSDIRLVLGGAGMKEMVQRLIKGDALITANVTYPPSMIADAMRLTVAHVAGGKPIAASTIIPSVLITKANAAQYYFPNSPF; from the coding sequence ATGAAGACTGTTCCACGGTTTGCGCTGCTGTCTGCCGCGCTGCTCGGGTCCGCTGCGCTTGCTCAGACCAAACAGGTGATCGGCGTGTCGATTCCCGCTGCCGATCACGGCTGGACGGCAGGCGTCGTCTACCACGCGGGCGTCGCGAAGACGCAGCTCGAAAAGATGTACCCGAACGCGCAGATCATCGTGAAGACCGCCAAAGACGCCAACGAGCAGGCCAACCAGATTCAGGATCTGTACACCATCAACAAGATCAGTGCGCTGGTGATTCTGCCGCAGGAGAGTGCGCCGCTCACCCGGCCCATCGCGGCGCTGAAAGCCAAGGGCGTATTCATTACGGTGGTCGACCGGGGGCTCACCGACCCCAAGGCCCAGGATGCCTACGTGGCGGGTGACAACCCCGGCTTCGGCAACGTCGCAGGCCGGTACATCAGTAAGGCGCTCGGCGCGGCGGGCGGCAACGTGGTGATTCTGCGCGGGCTTCCCACCGTGATCGATAACCAGCGCAACGACGCGTTCAATGCCGCGATCAAATCGAATGCCAAGATCAAGGTGCTCGACGCCAAGTTCGGCAACTGGAACCGCGACGACGCGTTCAAGGTGATGCAGGATTATCTGACGCGCTTTCCGAAGATCGATGCGGTCTGGGCGTCGGACGACGACATGGCGGCGGGGGTGCTGAAGGCCATCCAGCAGGCCAAACGCAGCGACATCCGGCTGGTGCTGGGCGGAGCTGGCATGAAGGAGATGGTACAGCGGCTGATCAAGGGCGATGCCCTCATTACCGCCAACGTGACGTATCCGCCGAGCATGATCGCCGATGCCATGCGGCTGACGGTGGCGCATGTGGCAGGGGGCAAGCCCATCGCGGCCAGCACCATCATTCCCTCGGTGCTGATCACCAAGGCCAACGCCGCCCAGTACTACTTCCCCAACTCACCGTTTTGA